One Streptomyces sp. SAI-135 DNA segment encodes these proteins:
- a CDS encoding aminoglycoside phosphotransferase family protein: MTMHDDQVDVTTEIVAALIGEQFPRWSGRAIRPLSSSTGTVNAVFRIGDDLSARFPLRPADPGEVLAVLEREAEASAELAGVSRFPVPEPVALGKPGAGYPMPWSVQTWLPGTVASDADPSGSDAFAEDLAAFVAALRGAGTRGRVFSGDNRGGVLADHDDWMAQCFEESEGLLDVPRLREMWSRFRELPRTSADVMSHGDLIPGNVLVAGDRLSGVLDTGGFGPADPALDLVGAWHLLEAGPREVLRRALGCDDLEWERGKAWAFEQATGLVWYYVASNPAMSAMGRRTLDRILASTE, encoded by the coding sequence ATGACCATGCACGATGACCAGGTGGACGTGACCACCGAGATCGTCGCGGCCTTGATCGGGGAACAGTTCCCGCGGTGGAGCGGCAGAGCGATCCGGCCCCTGTCGTCGTCGACCGGGACCGTCAACGCCGTCTTCCGCATCGGGGACGACCTCTCCGCGCGTTTCCCCCTGCGTCCGGCCGACCCCGGCGAGGTGCTGGCGGTGCTGGAACGGGAGGCCGAGGCGAGCGCGGAGCTGGCGGGAGTGTCCCGGTTCCCCGTCCCGGAACCCGTCGCCCTGGGGAAGCCCGGCGCGGGTTACCCCATGCCGTGGTCGGTGCAGACATGGCTGCCGGGGACGGTCGCCTCCGATGCCGACCCCAGTGGGTCGGACGCGTTCGCCGAGGACCTCGCGGCCTTCGTCGCGGCCCTGCGGGGCGCCGGGACGCGGGGGCGGGTGTTCAGCGGTGACAACCGGGGCGGTGTGCTCGCCGATCACGACGACTGGATGGCGCAGTGCTTCGAGGAGAGCGAGGGGCTGCTCGACGTGCCCCGGCTGCGTGAGATGTGGAGCCGCTTTCGGGAGCTGCCGCGCACGAGTGCCGACGTGATGAGCCACGGTGACCTGATCCCCGGCAACGTCCTGGTCGCGGGCGACCGGCTCAGCGGGGTGCTCGACACCGGTGGCTTCGGCCCGGCCGATCCCGCGCTGGATCTGGTCGGCGCGTGGCACCTGCTGGAGGCGGGGCCGCGCGAGGTGCTCCGACGGGCTCTGGGCTGTGACGACCTGGAGTGGGAGCGCGGCAAGGCATGGGCGTTCGAACAGGCGACGGGGCTCGTCTGGTACTACGTCGCCAGCAATCCGGCGATGAGCGCGATGGGACGCCGGACCCTCGACCGCATTCTGGCGTCGACGGAGTGA
- a CDS encoding alpha/beta hydrolase, which translates to MPFSPALQARGVQLLLGRVMSRVHKDLRFTDIPAHTETLRVETGAGTVTCTVYRPPATADGPPPVYVNFHGGGFVVARAVQDDHICRRIAATAGCVVVNVDYAVAPQRPYPAPVTQAYDVTAWVAGNGAVGGWDGSRLAVGGHSAGANLAAAVCRLATERGAFSPRLQILDSAPLDQLADPASKRSLVAKPLLTPQLMRIFTAAYVPDPADRGHPLVSPALADDLAGLPPALVITAENDRLRDEGDGYAKALEAAGVPVTHRVFEGVDHYFTHTGPVAAGKEAIHLMATSLRNALS; encoded by the coding sequence ATGCCGTTCAGCCCCGCACTCCAGGCCAGGGGAGTCCAGCTCCTGCTCGGCCGCGTGATGTCCCGCGTACACAAGGACCTGCGCTTCACCGACATCCCGGCGCACACCGAGACCCTCCGAGTGGAGACCGGTGCCGGGACGGTGACATGCACCGTCTACCGCCCGCCGGCCACCGCCGACGGACCCCCGCCCGTGTACGTCAACTTCCACGGCGGCGGGTTCGTGGTCGCCCGTGCCGTACAGGACGACCACATCTGCCGCCGCATCGCCGCCACGGCCGGCTGCGTCGTGGTCAACGTCGACTACGCGGTCGCGCCGCAGCGGCCGTACCCCGCACCCGTCACCCAGGCCTACGACGTCACCGCGTGGGTCGCCGGGAACGGTGCCGTGGGCGGCTGGGACGGTTCGCGGCTCGCCGTCGGCGGACACAGCGCCGGGGCCAACCTGGCCGCCGCGGTGTGCCGTCTGGCCACGGAGCGCGGCGCCTTCTCGCCCCGGCTCCAGATCCTCGATTCGGCACCGCTGGACCAGCTCGCCGACCCGGCCTCCAAGCGGTCCCTCGTCGCCAAGCCGCTGCTCACCCCGCAGCTCATGCGGATCTTCACCGCCGCGTACGTCCCGGACCCCGCCGACCGCGGCCATCCCCTGGTCTCGCCGGCCCTCGCCGACGACCTCGCCGGACTTCCTCCCGCCCTGGTGATCACCGCGGAGAACGACCGCCTGCGTGACGAGGGGGACGGCTATGCCAAGGCACTGGAGGCGGCAGGAGTGCCGGTCACCCACCGTGTCTTCGAGGGGGTCGATCACTACTTCACCCACACGGGTCCGGTGGCGGCCGGCAAGGAGGCCATCCACCTGATGGCCACGTCGTTGCGCAACGCCCTGAGCTGA
- a CDS encoding PhzF family phenazine biosynthesis protein, whose translation MRIRIVDAFTDRPFAGNPAGVLLLDDAFPDDTRLQDIALEVNHAETAFAHRLPAGGDADWALRWFTPATEVNMCGHATLATAHVLFGTGAHHGPVRFATRSGVLVATPGDDGSITLDFPTAPLTPVALPEGVAEALGAEPLAAFDTGPNIGDLLLELADEKTVHALRPDLKALAAFSERGIIATARAENPELGHDFVSRCFFPNVGIDEDPVTGSAHTALAPYWSQRLGRTDLTGLQASPRSGLVRTGLRGERTLLTGRAVTVIEGELLA comes from the coding sequence ATGCGTATCCGAATCGTCGACGCCTTCACCGACCGTCCGTTCGCCGGCAACCCGGCGGGGGTCCTGCTCCTGGACGACGCCTTCCCGGACGACACCCGGCTCCAGGACATCGCTCTGGAGGTCAACCACGCCGAGACGGCCTTCGCGCACCGGCTGCCCGCCGGCGGCGACGCCGACTGGGCGCTGCGCTGGTTCACCCCCGCCACCGAGGTGAACATGTGCGGGCACGCCACGCTCGCCACGGCCCACGTCCTGTTCGGCACGGGCGCCCATCACGGTCCGGTGCGGTTCGCGACCCGCAGCGGGGTCCTGGTCGCCACACCCGGCGACGACGGCTCGATCACCCTGGACTTCCCCACGGCGCCGCTGACCCCGGTCGCGCTGCCCGAGGGGGTCGCCGAAGCGCTGGGCGCCGAACCGCTGGCCGCCTTCGACACCGGGCCGAACATCGGTGACCTGCTGCTCGAACTGGCCGACGAGAAGACCGTGCACGCCCTGCGCCCCGACCTCAAGGCCCTGGCCGCCTTCTCCGAGCGCGGGATCATCGCCACCGCCCGCGCCGAGAACCCGGAGCTGGGCCATGACTTCGTCTCGCGCTGCTTCTTCCCGAACGTGGGCATCGACGAGGACCCGGTCACCGGCAGCGCCCACACCGCTCTCGCGCCCTACTGGTCGCAGCGGCTCGGCCGTACGGATCTCACCGGACTGCAGGCCTCACCCCGCTCCGGCCTGGTCCGCACCGGACTGCGCGGCGAGCGCACGCTGCTGACGGGCCGCGCGGTCACGGTCATCGAGGGCGAGCTGCTCGCCTGA
- a CDS encoding type II CAAX endopeptidase family protein, which yields MQAEEGAVADSFPQRALSRKFFRDETLLVLGLSLGASGVSALISFVGSVTKPGGLKDQAATLNASAAPGRPWLDLAWQLFGIASALVPVALVAHFLLREGQSLRTLGFDRTRPGPDLARGAGVAAVIGSTGIAFYLAARGLGFNLTVVPEALPDVWWKYPVLILSAMQNAILEEVVVVGYLLRRLNQLGWTPGTALVASSVLRGSYHLYQGIGGFIGNMVMGVVFVYLYRRWGRVGPLVVAHSLLDIGAFVGYALLAGKVGWLPTA from the coding sequence GTGCAGGCGGAGGAAGGGGCAGTGGCCGATTCTTTTCCGCAGAGGGCGCTCTCACGGAAGTTCTTCCGTGACGAGACGCTGCTCGTTCTGGGGCTTTCGCTCGGTGCGAGCGGTGTGTCCGCACTGATCAGTTTTGTCGGATCGGTCACCAAACCAGGGGGTCTCAAGGACCAGGCGGCGACCCTCAACGCCTCGGCCGCGCCCGGCCGTCCCTGGCTGGATCTCGCGTGGCAGCTCTTCGGGATCGCCTCGGCGCTGGTGCCCGTCGCCCTGGTCGCGCACTTCCTGCTGCGCGAGGGGCAGAGTCTGCGGACCCTCGGTTTCGACCGCACCCGCCCCGGTCCCGATCTCGCCCGCGGGGCCGGCGTCGCGGCCGTGATCGGCAGTACCGGCATCGCCTTCTACCTGGCCGCGCGCGGCCTCGGCTTCAACCTCACCGTGGTGCCCGAGGCGCTGCCCGACGTGTGGTGGAAGTACCCCGTGCTGATCCTCTCGGCGATGCAGAACGCGATCCTCGAAGAGGTCGTCGTCGTCGGCTATCTGCTGCGCCGGCTGAACCAGCTGGGCTGGACCCCGGGCACCGCCCTGGTGGCCAGTTCCGTACTGCGCGGCAGCTACCACCTCTACCAGGGCATCGGCGGCTTCATCGGCAACATGGTCATGGGCGTGGTGTTCGTCTACCTCTACCGGCGGTGGGGCCGGGTGGGCCCCCTGGTGGTGGCGCATTCCCTGCTCGACATCGGCGCGTTCGTGGGATACGCGCTGCTCGCGGGCAAGGTGGGCTGGCTGCCGACCGCGTGA
- a CDS encoding substrate-binding and VWA domain-containing protein produces MGRHSLPDQYGAGGSDPRPRARRRTVAIATVLVLTVAGGTAAAVQGGLLSFGSSCQDEAVRIEVAASPDVAPALRAAAARAHDENLTSDGRCVDISVTARESYKVRDTLAAGKNPGAQVWVPDSDVWLGQIAANTGATEVARVGNVASSPVGMAMVPAAAKSLGWPKKTYGWLELAGAGLRDDSLRLGAADPARSASGLLALTQLSSAAGQAEDGATQAAAMMKTLSQRISDSDGQLVETLPRDASGTEQGNPKRNQALVLSEQAAFAYNSAAESAEGLDFFYPKDGSPRLDYPYALVDETRLSTDESRAAIRFMTYLRKPEQEQLLTDRGFRTSDDQVSASLVAKAGGKVPQPFSAAAGEPASATALQEALGTWTITVQSARITTVVDASSSMSETVPGTGRSRMDVTRASLLQALATFTQEDEIGLWKFSTKLDGDKDYKILVPTDRLGDSTATGGTQRERLSAAFGGLEPVPGGATGLYDTTLAAYKAATSSYAEGKFNALVVLTDGVNQDPGSISRGALISELEKLSSPARPVPLIVIAVGPDADRAEAQQLAEATGGSGQQVNDPAQIHTVILKAIVAAGAQGGAG; encoded by the coding sequence ATGGGACGTCACAGCTTGCCCGATCAGTATGGGGCGGGCGGCAGCGACCCCCGCCCACGCGCGCGCCGCCGCACCGTGGCCATCGCGACGGTCCTGGTCCTGACCGTCGCCGGTGGTACTGCAGCCGCCGTCCAGGGCGGCCTGCTCTCCTTCGGCTCCTCCTGCCAGGACGAGGCGGTACGCATCGAGGTCGCCGCCTCCCCCGACGTGGCCCCCGCACTGCGTGCCGCGGCCGCGCGGGCCCACGACGAGAACCTCACCTCCGACGGGCGCTGCGTCGACATCTCGGTGACCGCGCGCGAGTCGTACAAGGTCAGGGACACGCTCGCGGCGGGCAAGAACCCCGGCGCGCAGGTGTGGGTGCCGGACTCGGACGTGTGGCTCGGGCAGATCGCCGCGAACACGGGCGCGACCGAGGTGGCCCGGGTCGGCAACGTGGCCTCCAGCCCGGTCGGCATGGCGATGGTGCCGGCCGCGGCGAAGTCGCTGGGCTGGCCGAAGAAGACGTACGGCTGGCTCGAGCTGGCGGGCGCCGGCCTGCGGGACGACTCCCTCAGGCTGGGCGCCGCCGACCCCGCGCGCAGTGCGTCCGGGCTGCTCGCCCTGACCCAGCTCAGCAGTGCGGCGGGCCAGGCCGAGGACGGGGCGACCCAGGCCGCGGCGATGATGAAGACACTCTCGCAGCGCATCTCCGACAGCGACGGCCAGCTCGTCGAGACGCTGCCGCGGGATGCCTCGGGCACCGAGCAGGGCAATCCGAAGCGCAACCAGGCGCTGGTCCTGTCCGAGCAGGCGGCCTTCGCGTACAACTCCGCCGCGGAGTCCGCGGAGGGGCTGGACTTCTTCTACCCGAAGGACGGGTCACCGCGACTGGACTACCCGTACGCGCTCGTCGACGAGACACGGCTGAGCACGGACGAGAGCCGGGCGGCGATCCGCTTCATGACGTATCTGCGCAAGCCCGAGCAGGAACAGCTGCTGACGGACCGGGGGTTCAGGACTTCCGACGACCAGGTCTCCGCCTCACTGGTCGCGAAGGCCGGGGGCAAGGTGCCGCAGCCGTTCTCGGCGGCGGCCGGTGAGCCGGCTTCCGCGACGGCGCTCCAGGAGGCCCTCGGCACCTGGACGATCACCGTGCAGAGCGCCCGGATCACCACCGTCGTGGACGCGTCCTCCTCCATGTCGGAGACCGTCCCGGGCACCGGCCGCTCCCGGATGGACGTCACCAGGGCGTCGCTCCTGCAGGCCCTCGCCACCTTCACCCAGGAGGACGAGATCGGCCTGTGGAAGTTCTCCACCAAGCTGGACGGCGACAAGGACTACAAGATCCTGGTGCCGACGGACCGCCTGGGCGACAGCACGGCCACCGGCGGCACCCAGCGCGAGCGGCTGTCGGCCGCCTTCGGCGGTCTGGAGCCGGTGCCGGGCGGCGCGACGGGGTTGTACGACACCACGCTCGCCGCGTACAAGGCCGCGACCTCCTCCTACGCCGAGGGGAAGTTCAACGCGCTGGTGGTGCTGACCGACGGCGTCAACCAGGACCCGGGCAGCATCTCGCGCGGAGCGTTGATCTCCGAGCTGGAGAAGCTCTCCAGCCCCGCACGCCCGGTCCCCCTGATCGTGATCGCGGTGGGTCCCGACGCCGATCGCGCGGAGGCCCAGCAGCTCGCCGAGGCCACCGGCGGCTCCGGCCAGCAGGTCAACGACCCGGCCCAGATCCACACGGTGATCCTGAAGGCGATCGTGGCCGCGGGCGCCCAGGGCGGCGCCGGCTGA
- a CDS encoding glutamate-cysteine ligase family protein: MGEKVVAGQFDLSDRQRYRDKLRSCLTGLERLLAEQRFDRPKNLMGLEIELNLVGTDGMPRMLNGEVLERIASRDFQTELAMFNLEVNIAPHRLGGRVFDRLAEEIRTSLAYADRKAGELDAGIVMIGILPTLDRDDLVSSNLSDVDRYTLLNDQIVAARGEDFVLDIDGVERLTCTSKSIAPEAACTSVQLHLQVTPGRFADVWNAAQAVAGVQIAVGANSPFLFGRELWRESRPPLFQQSTDTRPPELQSQGVRPRTWFGERWISSAYDLFEENLRYFPALLPICDDEDPLKVLDEGGVPSLAELVLHNGTVYRWNRPVYDIADGVPHLRVENRVLPAGPTITDVIANAAFYYGLVRALAEESRPVWTRMPFEAAAANFDAACRHGIDARMVWPRRGRYGGTVEVDAATLVRDELLPLAETGLAAWGVEAADRDLYLGVIEERCRRRANGASWQSATFHRALEAGLSREEALAATTRRYGELMRQGEPVHTWPVGLPEPAPLG, translated from the coding sequence ATGGGGGAGAAGGTCGTGGCAGGCCAGTTCGACCTGTCCGATCGCCAGCGCTACCGCGACAAGCTCCGCTCGTGCCTGACGGGGCTGGAGCGGCTTCTGGCGGAGCAGCGGTTCGACCGCCCCAAGAACCTGATGGGGCTGGAGATCGAATTGAATCTGGTCGGCACCGACGGTATGCCGAGAATGCTGAACGGAGAGGTCCTCGAACGCATCGCGAGCCGCGACTTCCAAACAGAACTCGCCATGTTCAACCTGGAAGTCAACATAGCCCCACACCGGTTGGGCGGCCGGGTATTCGACCGGCTCGCCGAGGAAATCCGTACCTCGCTGGCATATGCAGACCGCAAGGCGGGCGAACTCGACGCGGGAATCGTGATGATCGGCATTCTGCCGACGCTCGACCGGGACGACCTGGTCTCCTCCAATCTGTCCGACGTCGACCGCTACACCCTGCTGAACGACCAGATCGTGGCCGCGCGCGGAGAGGACTTCGTCCTCGACATCGACGGCGTGGAACGCCTCACCTGCACCTCGAAGTCCATCGCCCCGGAGGCCGCGTGCACCTCCGTGCAACTGCACCTCCAGGTCACTCCCGGACGCTTCGCCGACGTGTGGAACGCCGCTCAGGCGGTGGCCGGCGTGCAGATCGCCGTGGGGGCCAACTCGCCCTTCCTGTTCGGCCGTGAGCTGTGGCGCGAGTCCCGGCCCCCGCTCTTCCAGCAGTCCACGGACACCCGCCCGCCGGAACTCCAGAGCCAGGGCGTGCGACCACGCACCTGGTTCGGGGAGCGGTGGATCTCCTCGGCGTACGACCTGTTCGAGGAGAACCTGCGCTACTTCCCGGCCCTGCTGCCGATCTGCGACGACGAGGACCCCCTGAAGGTGCTCGACGAGGGCGGGGTGCCCTCCCTCGCCGAACTCGTCCTGCACAACGGCACGGTGTACCGCTGGAACCGGCCCGTCTACGACATCGCTGACGGTGTCCCGCACCTGCGGGTCGAGAACCGCGTGCTGCCCGCAGGACCCACCATCACCGACGTCATCGCGAACGCGGCCTTCTACTACGGCCTGGTCCGCGCCCTCGCCGAGGAGTCGCGCCCGGTGTGGACCCGGATGCCCTTCGAGGCGGCCGCGGCCAACTTCGACGCGGCCTGCCGGCACGGCATCGACGCGCGCATGGTCTGGCCCCGGCGCGGCCGGTACGGCGGCACCGTCGAGGTGGACGCGGCGACCCTGGTACGGGACGAACTGCTGCCGCTGGCCGAGACGGGACTCGCGGCCTGGGGCGTCGAGGCCGCCGACCGGGACCTGTATCTCGGGGTGATCGAGGAGCGGTGCCGGCGCCGGGCCAACGGGGCGTCCTGGCAGTCGGCGACCTTCCACCGGGCCCTGGAGGCGGGGCTGTCGCGGGAGGAGGCGCTGGCCGCCACCACGCGGCGGTACGGCGAGCTGATGCGCCAGGGAGAGCCGGTGCACACCTGGCCGGTGGGACTGCCGGAGCCGGCGCCACTCGGGTGA
- a CDS encoding DUF5999 family protein translates to MCQHQPPCPTADSADRESARLVAHHPEQGWSLLCNGVLLFEDTGELLPDGRVIAPHRPLAAATAA, encoded by the coding sequence ATGTGCCAGCACCAGCCACCGTGTCCCACCGCCGACTCCGCAGACCGGGAATCCGCCCGCCTCGTGGCGCACCACCCGGAACAGGGCTGGAGCCTGCTGTGCAACGGCGTTCTGCTCTTCGAGGACACCGGTGAGCTCCTGCCCGACGGTCGGGTCATCGCCCCGCACCGCCCGCTCGCAGCGGCGACAGCCGCCTGA
- a CDS encoding LacI family DNA-binding transcriptional regulator, with translation MTAGEADAGPRGRVTITEIARQAGVSVPTVSRVVNGRSDVSPHTRARVEELLQRYGYRKRPAAPGTRAALIDLVFNDLDSPWAVEIIRGVEEVAHAEGVGTVVSAIHGRSGDAREWMRNLRARASAGVVLVTSALDMVLHDELRVLGVPLVVVDPAGSPALDAPTIGAANWSGGLAATEHLLSLGHRRIGLIAGPPRLLCSRARLDGYRAALEGAGLTLDEALVVPGDFHAESGFAGCEKLLDLPEPPTALFAASDQMALGAIEALRRRGLRVPQDMSVVGFDDLPEVRWSAPPLTTVRQPLADMGKLAARTVLELARDERPDSPRVELGTELVIRSSTAPPHTT, from the coding sequence GTGACAGCAGGCGAGGCCGACGCCGGACCCCGGGGCAGAGTCACCATCACGGAGATCGCCCGGCAGGCCGGGGTCTCGGTGCCGACGGTGTCCCGCGTGGTCAACGGCCGGTCGGACGTGTCCCCGCACACCCGCGCCCGGGTCGAGGAACTGCTCCAGCGGTACGGCTACCGCAAGCGCCCCGCCGCCCCCGGGACCCGCGCGGCCCTGATCGACCTGGTCTTCAACGATCTCGACAGTCCCTGGGCGGTGGAGATCATCCGCGGTGTCGAGGAGGTCGCCCACGCGGAGGGCGTCGGCACCGTGGTCTCCGCGATCCACGGCCGCTCGGGAGACGCCCGCGAATGGATGCGCAATCTGCGGGCCCGCGCCTCCGCAGGGGTCGTCCTGGTCACCTCCGCGCTGGACATGGTCCTCCACGACGAACTGCGCGTGCTCGGCGTGCCGTTGGTGGTCGTCGACCCGGCCGGCTCCCCCGCCCTTGACGCCCCCACCATCGGCGCGGCCAACTGGTCGGGAGGGCTCGCGGCCACCGAACACCTGCTGTCCCTCGGTCACCGCAGGATCGGCCTGATCGCCGGGCCGCCCCGGCTGCTCTGCTCCCGCGCCCGTCTCGACGGCTACCGCGCCGCTCTCGAAGGCGCCGGGCTCACCCTGGACGAGGCACTGGTCGTGCCGGGCGACTTCCACGCGGAGTCCGGCTTCGCGGGCTGCGAGAAGCTCCTCGACCTGCCCGAGCCGCCGACGGCCCTGTTCGCGGCCAGCGACCAGATGGCCCTCGGCGCGATCGAGGCGCTCCGAAGGCGTGGGCTGCGGGTGCCGCAGGACATGAGCGTGGTGGGTTTCGACGACCTCCCCGAGGTCCGCTGGTCGGCTCCCCCGCTCACGACCGTCCGCCAGCCCCTCGCCGACATGGGCAAGCTGGCCGCCCGCACGGTCCTCGAACTGGCCCGCGACGAACGCCCCGACTCGCCCCGCGTGGAACTGGGAACAGAACTGGTGATCCGCTCGAGCACCGCTCCGCCCCACACCACTTGA